The sequence below is a genomic window from Oscillospiraceae bacterium.
AAAGAGGACGCCGTCTTGACAGAAGCCCCGCGGGCGTGTTAACTTAATACGAGAGCTATATGACTGACGGGAGTGGATTGACCACATGGAGTATAGCGTGAACAAGCCGACCGTCTGGGCGCACTGAGTATCGGTGCGCCCTTTTTTCATTTTCTGAAAAGAGGGTGCGCCCGATCAGAAATAAGGAGGCTGTTTTTCAACATGAAAACCGACATTGAGATTGCGCAGAGCGCGAAGCTGCTGCCCATCACCGAAATCGCGGCCAAGCTGGGGATCGGCGAGGAGGCCCTGGAGCCCTATGGCCGCAGCAAGGCCAAGCTGGACCTGGCTCCCCTGCGGGAGAAGCCCCGTAAGGGCAAGCTGGTGCTGGTGACCGCCATCAACCCCACCCCGGCGGGGGAGGGCAAGACCACCACCAGCGTGGGCCTGGCCGACGCGCTCAACCTGCTGGAGAAAAAGGTGGTGCTGGCCCTTCGGGAGCCCAGCCTCGGCCCCGTGTTCGGGGTGAAGGGCGGGGCCGCCGGCGGCGGGTACGCCCAGGTGGTGCCCATGGAGGACATCAACCTCCACTTCACCGGCGACTTCCACGCCATCGGCGCGGCCAACAACCTGCTGGCCGCCATGCTGGACAACCACATTCAGCAGGGCAACGCCCTGGACATCGACGTGCGTAAAATCACCTGGCGGCGCTGCGTGGATATGAATGACCGGCAGCTGCGCAATATCATCTGCGGCCTGGGCGGCAAGGCCAACGGCGTGCCCCGTGAGGACGGGTACGACATCACCGTGGCCAGCGAGATTATGGCGGTGCTGTGCCTGGCCACCGGTCTCATGGACCTCAAGGCCCGGCTGGCCCGCATGGTGGTGGCCTACACCCGGGACGACAAGCCCGTCACCGCCCACGACCTGCACGCCGAGGGGGCCATGACCGCCCTGCTGAAGGACGCCATCAAGCCCAACCTGGTCCAGACCCTGGAGCACACCCCCGCCCTGATCCACGGCGGGCCCTTCGCCAACATCGCCCACGGCTGCAACTCCATCTCGGCCACCGACGCCGCCCTGCGGCTGGGGGACTACGTGGTCACCGAGGCGGGCTTCGGCGCCGACCTGGGCGCGGAGAAGTTTTTGGACATCAAGTGCCGCTACGCCGGCTTCCACCCCGACGCGGTGGTCATCGTGGCCACGGTGCGGGCCCTGAAGCACCACGGCGGCTGCGCCAAGGCCGAGCTGGGGAAGGAGAACCTGGAGGCCCTGGAGCGGGGCCTGCCCAACCTGGTGCGCCACGTGGAGAACATCACCCGCTCCTTCGGCCTGCCCGCGGTGGTGGCCATCAACAAGTTCGAGAGCGACACCGACGCCGAGGTGGAGCTTATCCGCCGCGCCTGCGGGGAGTACGGCGTGCGCGTGGCCCTGAGCGAGGTGTGGGGCAAGGGCGGCCAGGGCGGCGTGGAGCTGGCCCGGGAGGTGCTGCGCATCATCGACGAGGGGGAGAACCGCTTCACCTTCGCCTATCCCGACGAGCTGCCCCTCAAGGAGAAGATCGCCGCCGTGGCGGCCAAGGTCTACGGGGCAGACGGGGTGGACTATTCCCCCGCCGCCGAAAAGGAGCTCGCCCGGCTCACCGAGCTGGGCTACGGCGGCCTGCCCGTCTGCATGGCCAAGACCCAGTACTCCCTGTCCGACGACGCCAAGAAGCTGGGGGCACCCAAGGGCTTCCGCATCAAGGTGCAGAAGGCCAAGGTCTCCGCCGGCGCGGGCTTCGTGGTGGTGCTCACCGGCGACATCATGACCATGCCCGGCCTGCCCAAGGCGCCCGCGGCGGAGCAGATCGACGTGGACGAGAACGGGGTCATCTCCGGGCTGTTCTAGGACGCCGCCGGGATGAAAACGGTCAAGGATTTTTCCGTCATCACCCTGGCTACGGGCGTGGTGGCTCTGGCGGTCTATTTCTTCCTGCTGCCCAGCCACACGTCGGTGGGCAGCATCGTGGGCCTGGCCGTCATTCTGGAGCAGCTGCTCCCGCTCAGGATGTCGGCGATTACGCTGATCCTCAACGTCGTGCTCCTCCTGCTGGGGTTTTTGCTGATCGGGCGGGAGTTCGGCGCCAAGACCATCTACACCTCCATCCTGCTCCCCGGCATGCTGGCGGCGCTGGAGGTGCTCTTCCCCGGCAACCGCTCCGTCACCCAGGACGAGTTCCTGGATATGCTGTGCTACATCTTCGTGGTGAGCCTGGGGCTGGCCATCCTCTTTAACCGCAACGCCTCCTCCGGGGGGCTGGACATCGTCGCAAAGATCCTGAACAAGTATTTGCGCATGGAGCTGGGCAAGGCCATGTCCCTGGTGGGGATGTGCGTGGCGCTCTCCTCGGCCCTGGTCTACGACAAGCGCCTGGTGGTGCTCAGCGTCCTGGGGACCTATCTGAACGGCCTTGTGCTGGACCGCTTCATCTTCGGCGCCAACGAGAAGAAGCGCGTGTGCATCCTCTCGCAGAAGGAGGCCGAGCTGGAGGCCTTTATCCTGGGCAGTCTCCAGAGCGGGGCCACCATCTACGAGGCCACCGGCGCCTATGAGAAGCAGCCCCGGCGGGAGATCGTCACGATCGTGGACAAAAACGAGTACCGCAAGCTGATGGACTTTGTCATGAAGACGGATAAGGACGCCTTTGTCACGGTGTACACCGTCAACGAGGTGATCTACAGGCCGAAGAAGAAGCGCGCCCGCGCACATGAGCGGGCGGCGGAGCGCTGAACGGACAAAACGACGGGCGGGCCCATATGGGCCCGCCCGTCGTTTATGTTGTGTGTGCTACTGTGCCATGGCCTCCACCAGGCGCTGGAGCACCACGGCCACCTCGGCCCGGGTGGCGGTGCCCTGGGGATCCAGCGCGCCGCCGTCCTTGCCGGTCATCAGGCCCGCGCCCACCGCGTAGCCCATGGCCTCCTGCGCCCAGGGGGACACGGCTCCGCCGTCCGTGAAGGCGCTCAGACTGCCCTGCTCCGCCTGCACGCCCTGTTTGGCCATGTAGCGGTACAGGATGGTCGCCAGCTGCTCCCGGCTGATGGGCGCGTCCGGGTCGAACCCGGCGCCCGTCCCCGTCACGATGCCGCTCTCGCTGGCCCACGCCACCGCATCGGTGTAGTACGCGCCGCTGTCCACGTCGGCGAACTGCGCCGCCACCCCGGCCTGGGGCTTGCTCTCCAGGCGGTGCAGCACCGTCACCAGCATGGCCCGGTTCATGGGCTGGTTGGGGGAGAAGCTCCCCTCCCCCGTGCCCTGGAACAGCTCGTGGGAGCTGACGAACGCGATGGCGTCCCCAGCCCACGCGGCCTGCGCCGCGTCGGCAAAGTCCACGCTCTTGTCCACCAGCTTCACCGTGGCTCCGGCCTCCAGGGGCACCACCAGCGCCCCGTCCACCAGGACGGACTTGGTCACGATCTCCTCGGTGCCGTCCGCGTTTACGATGACGGCCACCATGCCGGGGGCGGCTTCCGCCACCGGCACCGCCACGGTCACGGGCTTGTCGCTCTTCACCGTCACCACGGGGGCCTTGTCGGCGTCCCTGGTCACGGGCAGTTCGCTGATGGGCAGCGCCACGGTGCCCGCCTCCGCCTTCGCGGCAGGGATGGTCACCTCGGC
It includes:
- a CDS encoding formate--tetrahydrofolate ligase — protein: MKTDIEIAQSAKLLPITEIAAKLGIGEEALEPYGRSKAKLDLAPLREKPRKGKLVLVTAINPTPAGEGKTTTSVGLADALNLLEKKVVLALREPSLGPVFGVKGGAAGGGYAQVVPMEDINLHFTGDFHAIGAANNLLAAMLDNHIQQGNALDIDVRKITWRRCVDMNDRQLRNIICGLGGKANGVPREDGYDITVASEIMAVLCLATGLMDLKARLARMVVAYTRDDKPVTAHDLHAEGAMTALLKDAIKPNLVQTLEHTPALIHGGPFANIAHGCNSISATDAALRLGDYVVTEAGFGADLGAEKFLDIKCRYAGFHPDAVVIVATVRALKHHGGCAKAELGKENLEALERGLPNLVRHVENITRSFGLPAVVAINKFESDTDAEVELIRRACGEYGVRVALSEVWGKGGQGGVELAREVLRIIDEGENRFTFAYPDELPLKEKIAAVAAKVYGADGVDYSPAAEKELARLTELGYGGLPVCMAKTQYSLSDDAKKLGAPKGFRIKVQKAKVSAGAGFVVVLTGDIMTMPGLPKAPAAEQIDVDENGVISGLF